A genomic stretch from Falco cherrug isolate bFalChe1 chromosome 1, bFalChe1.pri, whole genome shotgun sequence includes:
- the SARAF gene encoding store-operated calcium entry-associated regulatory factor isoform X2, whose translation MVAVGRAGVSPGLLLLLCAAAGPARCWDQPGRVLLREVRALTLRRGQHTASRRTPAVPQLQCTGGTAGCSRTPEVVQCYNKGWDGYDVQWECKADLENTDRFGQMEVSCEGYDYPDDPYILRGSCSLLFRLELTEEGERKVKNSGSFGSSYYQSRKESSDSGAGAIVIIVLLVLAFGVYKLFLGNQQPQTQSLGGSDGFTRPSWQSQQTPPPPGFKSTFTDNSFGTHSSPGTDSGPGFWTGLGAGGLLGYLAGSHRAQPRSPYCSMWTDPAAAPPMNGQSSNSTQSSSSGTRTASGFGGTKRR comes from the exons ATGGTGGCCGTCGGGCGGGCCGGGGTCTCCCCCgggctcctgctcctcctgtgtgctgccgccggccccgcgcggTGCTGGGACCAGCCGG GGAGGGTGCTGCTGCGGGAGGTGCGGGCGCTCACCCTGCGCCGAGGCCAGCACACCGCGTCCCGGCGGACACCTGCCGTCCCGCAGCTGCAGTGCACGGGAGGCACGGCTGGATGTTCCCGTACCCCTGAGGTTGTCCAGTGTTACAACAAAGGTTGGGATGGCTATGATGTGCAG TGGGAGTGCAAAGCAGACTTGGAAAATACCGACCGTTTCGGACAAATGGAAGTGAGCTGTGAAGGTTACGATTATCCAGATGATCCTTACATCTTAAGAGGCTCCTGTAGTTTGCTGTTCAGGCTAGAGCTGACTGAGGAAGGTGAAAGGAAAGTGAAGAACTCTGGAAGCTTTGGCTCTAGCTATTATCAGTCAAGAAAAGAATCTTCCGATTCTGGTGCTGGAGCGATCGTTATAATTGTTCTTCTGGTTCTTGCTTTTGGAGTGTACAAGCTCTTCCTTGGTAACCAGCAGCCTCAAACCCAGAGTTTGGGGGGCAGTGATGGATTCACTAGGCCTTCCTGGCAGAGTCAGCAaacacctcctcctcctggttTTAAGTCCACCTTCACAG ACAACAGCTTTGGGACTCATTCATCTCCTGGAACCGATTCAGGACCAGGATTTTGGACTGGGTTAGGAGCGGGAGGCTTGCTAGGCTACTTGGCTGGCAGTCACAG AGCACAGCCACGTTCCCCATACTGCAGTATGTGGACAGATCCCGCAGCAGCACCTCCAATGAATGGGCAGTCAAGCAATTCCACACAAAGCAGCAGTTCGGGAACAAGAACCGCTTCTG gctTTGGGGGCACAAAACGAAGATGA
- the SARAF gene encoding store-operated calcium entry-associated regulatory factor isoform X1, with amino-acid sequence MVAVGRAGVSPGLLLLLCAAAGPARCWDQPGRVLLREVRALTLRRGQHTASRRTPAVPQLQCTGGTAGCSRTPEVVQCYNKGWDGYDVQWECKADLENTDRFGQMEVSCEGYDYPDDPYILRGSCSLLFRLELTEEGERKVKNSGSFGSSYYQSRKESSDSGAGAIVIIVLLVLAFGVYKLFLGNQQPQTQSLGGSDGFTRPSWQSQQTPPPPGFKSTFTEDNSFGTHSSPGTDSGPGFWTGLGAGGLLGYLAGSHRAQPRSPYCSMWTDPAAAPPMNGQSSNSTQSSSSGTRTASGFGGTKRR; translated from the exons ATGGTGGCCGTCGGGCGGGCCGGGGTCTCCCCCgggctcctgctcctcctgtgtgctgccgccggccccgcgcggTGCTGGGACCAGCCGG GGAGGGTGCTGCTGCGGGAGGTGCGGGCGCTCACCCTGCGCCGAGGCCAGCACACCGCGTCCCGGCGGACACCTGCCGTCCCGCAGCTGCAGTGCACGGGAGGCACGGCTGGATGTTCCCGTACCCCTGAGGTTGTCCAGTGTTACAACAAAGGTTGGGATGGCTATGATGTGCAG TGGGAGTGCAAAGCAGACTTGGAAAATACCGACCGTTTCGGACAAATGGAAGTGAGCTGTGAAGGTTACGATTATCCAGATGATCCTTACATCTTAAGAGGCTCCTGTAGTTTGCTGTTCAGGCTAGAGCTGACTGAGGAAGGTGAAAGGAAAGTGAAGAACTCTGGAAGCTTTGGCTCTAGCTATTATCAGTCAAGAAAAGAATCTTCCGATTCTGGTGCTGGAGCGATCGTTATAATTGTTCTTCTGGTTCTTGCTTTTGGAGTGTACAAGCTCTTCCTTGGTAACCAGCAGCCTCAAACCCAGAGTTTGGGGGGCAGTGATGGATTCACTAGGCCTTCCTGGCAGAGTCAGCAaacacctcctcctcctggttTTAAGTCCACCTTCACAG aagACAACAGCTTTGGGACTCATTCATCTCCTGGAACCGATTCAGGACCAGGATTTTGGACTGGGTTAGGAGCGGGAGGCTTGCTAGGCTACTTGGCTGGCAGTCACAG AGCACAGCCACGTTCCCCATACTGCAGTATGTGGACAGATCCCGCAGCAGCACCTCCAATGAATGGGCAGTCAAGCAATTCCACACAAAGCAGCAGTTCGGGAACAAGAACCGCTTCTG gctTTGGGGGCACAAAACGAAGATGA
- the LEPROTL1 gene encoding leptin receptor overlapping transcript-like 1 has protein sequence MAGIKALISLSFGGAVGLMFLMLGCALPQYNQYWPLFVLFFYILSPIPYCIARRLVDDTDATSNACKELAIFLTTGIVVSAFGLPIVFARAELIYWGACALVLTGNTVIFATILGFFLVFGSNDDFSWQQW, from the exons ATGGCCGGCATCAAAG CCTTGATTAGCCTGTCCTTTGGGGGAGCAGTCGGACTAATGTTCTTGATGCTTGGATGTGCCCTTCCGCAATACAA ccagTACTGGCCACTGTTTGTATTGTTTTTTTACATCCTTTCTCCTATCCCGTACTGCATAGCAAGAAGATTAGTAGATGACACAGATGCTACAAGTAATGCCTGCAAGGAGCTAGCAATATTTCTTACAACAGGCATTGTTGTCTCAGCATTTGGGCTACCGATAGTGTTTGCGAGAGCAGAACTG ATTTACTGGGGCGCGTGTGCACTTGTTCTTACGGGGAATACAGTCATCTTTGCCACGATCCTAGGATTTTTCTTGGTCTTTGGCAGCAATGACGACttcagctggcagcagtggTGA